CAGGGTGGCGGCGTCTCCCCAGGCGGCGGCGGGAGCATGCCTCACGGCCGGTTCGAAGGTGGGGGTGAAGTGCCGCACGCCTCCGTCCGCGTACTGCTCGGCTGCGAGGTCGGTCAGCCAGGATTGCAGGAACGAGGTGGTGTCGAACAGGTAGGCGGCGGTGGGAGCGAAGGCCTGAATGTCGCCGGTCCAGCCCAACCGCTCGTCGCGTTGGGGGCAGTCGGTGGGGATGGAGACGAAGTTTCCGCGTGTTGACCACACGACGTTGTCATGCAGCCGGTTCAGGAGCGGGTGGGAGCAGGCGAAGGTGCCGGCCAGTTCCAGGTCGGAGCCGATGGCTACCAGTTCGATGTCCTGGGCGGCCAAGTCCGGAACACCGGAGACCTCGGCGTAGCGCAGCCCGTGGAGGGTGAGCGTGGGCTGGAGGACGTGTTCTTCGGCGTCGGGCAGGACCCAGGTGTCGGTGGCGCGCGCCCCGCGCAGGGGGCGAGTGCCGAGTTCGCCGTCCTCAAGGACCTCGGCATGGCGGATGGTGATCTCGGTGCCGACTTCCAGCCCGCGGACGGTCAGGCGGACGACGCCGACGGCGTTCTGTCCGAAGTCGACCAGAGTCTTGCCGCTCGGCGAGTTCCAGACCCGCTGGGCGGGCAGAGCGCCGGTGGGACGGATGCGGGGCGCGGCCTGGGGAACGAGCTTTGGGGATGCGGCGCCACGGGCGGCGCCGGACGGGGCGGCGGACACGATCTCAACCCGGTGGGCGGGTGCGCCGGAGTCGGCCAGACGCAGGTCCGTGGTCTGCCCGTCGTATAGGTCGTCGGCGACGACGGCGGACTCGGCGGCGGTCCAGGACTCGTCGGTGGCGATGATCGTGCGGGTGCCGTCGGCCGCGGTGAGTTCGAGCTGGGCGGCCAGGGCGAGCCGGTCGCCGTATACCGCCGCGTCGCCCAGGTAGCCGAGGTGCCCGCGCCACCAGCCGTTGCCGAGGAGCACATCGATCCGGTTGGTGCCGGGGTGCAGCAGTTCGGTGACGTCCCAGGTGACCACTTGGAGCCTGTGGGTGTAGGAGGTCCAGCCGGGGTTGAGGACGGAGTCGTCCACGCGCACGCCATTGATGCGGGGCTCACACACGCCGTAGGCGGTGGCCCGTAGACGGGCTGTGAGTAGACCGTCTGGCACCTCGATCGTCCGGGAGATGACGGGCGCTCGCTCGCCGACGCCGCCGATGTCGACCGGGGAGATGAAGGCGGCCTCCCACTCCTCGGCATCGAGGAGGGCCGCCTCGACCTCGACCCGGGCGGACCACGGCGACCACGCCGAGTCTTCGGCGCTCGCGGGCGGCGCGCCCGTCCCGGGTCGCGCGGCTTCTGCGCCGCTGGGAACAGCGGCGCGATCGACGTCGTCCGTTCTCCCGCGCACGCGGATGCGGACGGTAGCGGATTGGCGGGAGGCCAGCGGCGTCGTCGGCCAGGGCACAAGGATCTGCTCCGCGGACTTGATCGTCACCACTTCGGTTTCGTGTCCCTCCTCTCCTGCGCGGGTGACCTCCACCTCGTAGCCCTCCTGACGCCACCCGTCGGGAGCACCGCTGATCCGCCATGACAGGCGTGGCCTGGCGGTTTCGACGGCCAGCAGTCGTGCGGCGGCGCGATGATGCTCCAAGCGCAGGTCGACGACGGACGGGGCGGTGTGAGCGGACATTGCGGAGTCTCCGGAGGGTTTGGCGAATGAACGGACGGTTGGCGGCAACGTCCCACCCGGTGGACGCGAGGAGGAACGACCACCGGGTAGGACGTCGGGGTCAGGCGGTGTGTGCCAGGGCGAGGCGCGCCCGACGGCGGGACCGCTGTTTGACCGGGTCGGCGACGGGCGCCGCCATCTGCAGCCGACGCGTGTACTCGTGCGCCGGTGCCGTGGCTACCTGGTGCGCGTCGCCGAGTTCGACTATCCGCCCCTGGTACAGGACGGCGATGCGGTCGCTCACGCGGTTGACCACACCGAGGTCGTGGCTGATGAACAGGTAGGCGACGCCGGTGGCCTGCTGGATGTCCTCGAACAGCGTGAGCACGCGGGCCTGGGTAGTGACGTCCAGCGCGGAGGTGGGCTCGTCACAAATGATCACGGCGGGGTCCAGCGCGAGCGCCCGCGCGATGGCGATGCGTTGGCGCTGGCCGCCGGAGAACTCGCGGGGGTAACGCCCCGCGGTGTCCGCAGGCATGTTGACGGCGTCGAGCAGCTCCAGGACTCGTTTCCGGGAGTTCTCAATGCCGGCGGCCTGCAGGGGCTCGGTGAGAATGTCGCCGATTCGCATGGCGGGGTTCAGCGAGGTGTACGGGTCCTGGAAGACGACCTGAATGTCTCTGGCGATGGCGCGGCGCTCACCACGGGAGACATTGGAGATGCGTCTGCCGCGGAAGCGGATTTCCCCGCCGGAGACGGGGGCCAGGCCCAGAATGGCACGGCCGATCGTGGTCTTACCGGAACCGGACTCACCGACCACGGAAAGGGTCTCGCCTGCGTACAGATCGAGGCTGACACCGTGAATGACGGTGGTGCCCGCACCCCGCTTGGCACCCGGGAAGGTGACGACGAGTTCATCGACTTCCAGGAGTGGAGTGCCGGTGGACTTGGCTTGGACCTTCGTGCTGGTCATGACTCGACCTCCATGAGCTCGACGCTGAGGGAGGAGGACAGCAGGTCGCGCGTGTACTCCTCGCGGGGGTGGGCGAACAGGGATTCGACGTCCTGAGTCTCGATGATCTCCCCGTCCTTCATGACCGAGACGGTGTCGCACAGGTCGGCGACGACGCCGAGGTTGTGGGTGACGAAAATGAGGGCGAGGCCGCGCTCGCGGGCAAGCTCGCGCAGCAGATCCAGGACCTCGGCCTGTACGGTGACGTCCAGGGCGGTGGTCGGCTCGTCGGCGACGATGACATCCGGCTCGCACGCGAGTGCCCCACAGATGAGCACCCGCTGTGCCATACCACCGGAGATCTCGTGCGGATACAGGCCCATGACGCGTTCGGCGTCGTCGATGCCGACGGAGTGCAGCAGGGAGATGGTCCGCTCCCGTATCTGTTCCTTCGACAGGTCAGTGACGGCACGCATGCCGTATGCCAGCTGTTTACCGATGGTGAAGGACGGGTCGAGGTTGCTCATGGGCTCCTGCGGCACGTAGGCGACCTTGTGTCCGCGGGTGGCCTGCATGGCCCCCTCGTCGGCGAGCACGTCGACGCCGTCGATCATGATCGTGCCGCCCAGTTTGAGCGCTTCCTTGGGGAGGATGCCCAGCACCGAGAAGGCGATCTGCGACTTGCCGGAGCCGGATTCCCCGACGATCCCGTGGATCTCGCCCTTGTGGACGTCCAAATCGACGCCGTGGACGACCTCCCGGAAGCCGGTGTCCGTGGTGTAGCCGACTCTAAGGCCGCGGATGGAAACGGCGGCCTGCGGGTCCGGGGCGGCGACGACGTCGTCTCGGTGAGCGGCAGTGGTGGCCTCCAGCGCATCGCGGCGCTGGCGGCGGGTGACGACGCGCGCCCGGGCGGAGGCCTGGAGCGCATCGGACAGGGCGTTGCCCAGAAGAATGAGCGCGAGGATAGTCACCGAGATGACCAACGCGGGCCACACCACGGCAACGGGGTTGTTGTAGATGCCGTTGAAGGAGACCTGGAGCATGACGCCCCAGGAGACGCCGGCCGGATCGCCGAGCCCGAGGAATGACATACCGGCTTCGGTGCCGATGCCGGAGGCGAGGATGAAGGCGCCCTGGATGACGATGGGGGCGCGTACGGCCCACAGGATGTGGCGGCCGATGATGCGGGCATCGGACAGCCCGACGACGCGTGCGGCGTCGACGTAGAGCTCATTTCGCACCGACACGACGACAGAGCGCACCAGGCGGTAGTAGGTCGGCGCTGTCAGTAGGCCGAAGACGGCCATCATGACCGGGATGTTCGGGCCCGTGACCGCGTACAGGGCGATGAGCAGGATGATGGAGGGCAATGACATGACCACGTCGGTGACAAAGCCGGCCACGGTTTCGAAGCGGCCGCGGTAGAAGCCGGCCACGAGTCCGCTGCTCACGCCCACCGCAAGGGAGACGCCGAGCATGAGCAGACAGGAGACGACGGTCTGCCGGGAGCCCCAGATGAGGCGGGAGAGGATATCCCGCCCCGAGCCGTCGCCGCCGAGCGGGTGCCCGGGCGTACCCGGAGGCGCATTGGTGGCGGCGAGGTCGGTGACATTCGGGCCGTACCGAGCCAGCAGCGGGGCGAAGACGGCGGTAAGGACGACCACTGTCACAATGAGCAGGCACATGTCTGCGAGGGGGTTGCGCAGGAGTCGGAGTAATACGCTGCCATCCGTGGTCTGTCTGCCATCGCCGGCGGAGGTGTCTGTAACAGGATCTGAGACGTTTGTTTCGGTTGTGGGAGTGGTTGGCGTGCTCATCGTGTTCTCGCCTTCGGGTTGAGGAGGGTGATCGCAAGGTCGCCCAGGAAGTTGACGATCAGTACGATGACGGCGGTAACCAGGACGGTTCCCATGACCATGGGTACGTCGAATATCTGCGCCGAGGAGTTGGCGAGCTGTCCCAGGCCCGGGAGCGCGAAGACCTGCTCGATGAATACCGCCCCGCCCAGGAGGGAGAAGACGGTGAGGCTCAGGACAGTCAGTCCCGGTGCGGCTGCGTTGCGCAGCACGTGGCGGAAGATGACAGCTCGCTCGCTCACGCCGCGGGCGCGCAGCGTGCGTACGTAGTCCTTACCGAGCTGGTCGAGGGTGGCGGTGCGGAATTGCTGGGCAGCGCTGGAGACGGCGCCGATGAGCAGGGCGAGCACGGGCAGGGTGATGGATGCGGCCCACCCTTCTGTAGACACGTCCGGGGATACATAGCCGGTGGCCGGCAGCACCCGCCAGAAGATCGCAAAGAGGAACACCAGGACGATCGAGGTGATGAATGAGGGCACCGCGGTTCCAAGGACTGAAAGGAACTGGAGTATCCGGTCGATCCGACCGCCCTTGACCGCCGCGGTGACGCCCAGCAGCACGCTGAGCAGCGCCGTGAGGACAAGTGCGACAGCGGTGATAGCCAGGGTGACGGGCACGCGCGTGGCCAGAGCCTCGGTCACGGACTGGCCGGTGTAGAAGGAGCGGCCGAGGTCTCCGGTGAACAGCCCCTGCACCCAGTGCCCGTACTGAACCAAGAGGGGCTGGTCGAGCCCCAGCTCGACCATCTTGGCGGCCACATTCTCTTCGGTGACTTCGGCCTGCATCCCCATGACGGCCCGCGCAATGCCGGGGCCGTTGCCGTACATGAGGAAGAAGACGACAAAGGTGACAACCACGAGGACCACCACCGATCGCAGCAGGTTCCTCAAAACCGAGGTGAGCATGATCAATACTTCCTGTCTGGTTTCCAGCCTGTCCGGAGATTTACTGGAAGTCGCGGAGCTTGGGGGCCAGACCTTCAATATCGGAGACGTTGTCAATGACGACGTCGGCGGTGTGGGCGTAGAAGGAGGTGGGGTTGACCATGGGGGCGAACCAGGCCTGGTCGATGATGTACCGGTTGATGGCCTTCTGCGCGGCCTCGGCCTCCTCATCGGTGCCGGTGCAGATGATGTCCCACTGTTCGTCGACGTAGTCGTCCTTCTGGTGCTCAAGATTCCAGTAGCCGGTGTCGCGCACCACGATGTCGATGTCCTGGGCGGAGTCGCCGATATTGCCCAGCTGCCACAGCACCACCGGGTAAGTACCCGAGAGCAGGTCGCCGATGGCATTGGCTCCGGTCAGTGGGACCTGTTTGACGGTGATGTTGAGTTCGGCGAGCTGCTGGGTGATGTAGGGCATGAGCACGTCGTGGTTCTGTCCGTCCATCGTAGGCAGTTCGATCTCGAAGCCGTCCGCGTAGCCGGCCTCGGCCATGAGGGACTTGGCCTTGTCGACGTCGAACGGGTAGGGGTCGGCCAGGTCGTCAATGTATGCCGCCGAGCCGGGACGGAAGATCTGGTGGGAGACCTCGCCGTGGCCGGCGTAGAGGTTGTCGACCATGGCCTGCTTGTCGAAGACCATGTTGATGGCCTGGCGCACGCGAACGTCGCCAAGGGCAGGGATGATCTCACCCTTGTGATCGGTTAGCAGCAGCCGGGTGGTCTGGCCGTTCATCTCCTTGACCTCGAAACCGGATCCGGTGACCTCGTCGTAAGACTGGGCGTTGACGAGGGTGCCGTCGATCTGCCCGGTCTTGAGGGCATTCAGGGCGGCAGTCTCCGAGTCATAGACCTTGCAGACGAGCTTTGAGTAGGGATAGACATCGGCCTCCCAGTGTTCCTGGTTCTTGGTGAACGAGTACACCGAGCCGCGGGTGGTTCCTGCCTCATCAAGCAGATAGGGGCCGAATCCTACGGGCTTGTCATTCAGGTTGCCTGAGTCGATCAGATCGGGTGAAGTGAGTTTGATCCGGAACACTCGGTCACTCATCAGGGGTTGCGGCTCGGGCCAGGTGAGCGTGATCGTCTGAGCATCAGGAACATCAAAGGTAACTCCCTCGTAGAGGCTGCGCGTGGCCTCATTGGTGGTGGCGAACTCGAAGTTCGCTTTCACGGCCTCGGCGTCCGCGATCGCACCGTCGGAGAACGTGACACCCTGGCGCAGGTGCGCAGTGAAACTCCTGCGGTCGTCGCTGATCTCCCAGGATTCGGCGAGGCTCGGCTCGAGCTCGCCGAACTCGTTCGCCCGGCACAAAACACCCCAGATCGCTTCTCCCGGCCACCCCTGATAGCCGGGCTGATTGTTGGGATCCCAGCCCTCGATATCGGCGGTCATGCCGAGGGTCAGGGTGTCCTTGGCGCCGCCAGCGGCGGAACCGCCACCGGTGTTGTTAGCTCCTCCGGTGCAGGCGGCGAGTATCGCACCGGCGGTTACAGCAGCGGAGCCGGTGAGCATGGAGCGACGGGTGACGAGTCGCATGGTGTCCTCCCTTGGACTAAATGGATACGAACTCCGGGGCCGGGTCGGCGGCGACCTCGGCCGGAACCTCGCACAGCCGGACTGTGAAACGTTCTACAACCACGGTAGCGGCCCACCGGGCGGCTTGTCAAGAAAATGGTCTCCCAATGAAACATTCACAAGACCGCCGATCGTTGGCTCAGCCGAGCACCCGCTGTCATTGAGTGGCGGCGGCGATGCCGACGCCCCCTGACTCGCCGGATGTGTAACGATGCACTACGTCTAGCTAGGATGACGACGTGTCCGCATCTCCTAAAGCGCCAGGCCCACCCGCTCCCCCCAGGCGCGCCACCATCAAGGACGTGGCGGCCGAGGCCGGCGTCTCCGTAGCCGCCGTCTCCAAGGTGCTTCGGAACGCCTACGGGGTCTCCGACCAGATGCGTCAGCGGGTCGAAACCGCCATTGAGAAACTGAACTACCGCCCCCGCACCGGTGCACGCACCATGCGTGGCAGCTCGCAGACGATCGGCCTGGTGCTGACGGACTTTGCCTCGTCCTTCCAGTTCGAGGTGGCCGAGGCCATCGCCTCCCGGCTTGCCCAGACGCGATACCAGGACATCCTCACGATCGCTGGCACTTCCCCTGAGGGGTACCGCAAACGCATCGACTCACTCGTTGACATGCAGGTTGACGGCATCATCCTCATCTCCCCGAGACTCGACATGGCATCGTTGAACCAACTGGCCAGGTCCGTGCCCTTGACTACGGTGGCGCTTCATGGGGAGCCGGAGCGTTTCGACACCGTCGTCACCGATGAGCGTCGCGGTGCGGAGCTCATGGTCGACCACTTGGTGTCGCTGGGCCACGAGTGGATCGCGCATACCGCGATGCCGCTGTCCAGCGTTGAGAATGGATACCTGTTATCGCAGACAATGAGACGGAAGGGCTTCATCCGAGCGATGGAGACCCGTGGCCTCGCTCCGGATGTCATCGAGACCTACTACTCGGAGTCCGGTGGCCGTAATGCCGCGGAGCGTGCACTCGCGCGCAGGCATCGGCCCACAGCCATCTTCGCGGGCACCGACACCGTGGCCTTCGGTGTGCTCGACTACGTCGAGGAACACGGGCTGAGCGTGCCAGCAGACATGAGCGTCAGCGGCTACGACAACGTTCACACCACGTCTTTACGTAGGGTCGCGCTGACGACCGTCGATCAATCGGGGCAGCAGACCGGGCAAGCCGCGATAAAGCTGTTGCTGGAGAGGATCGAGGGACGCACCGAATCTGCTCAGCGAGTCATTGAACCGACTCTCGTGGTGCGCAGCACTACGGCTCCACCGGACACTCCGCAACACTGAGCGGTGAACAAGGCTCTGCGAAACAGCAGTATGAGTTGCGGGCAAGGGCACGTCGCGGTTCGAAGACATGTGACAGGTCGTCACCGACGTGGTCGTGACACACCTGCACATGCCTTCGAACCATGCGTCGATCACTCAAACACGTCGTCGCGCGGCCAGTAGTGCCCCGAATGCGCAAGCGGCTACGGCTCCCGCCGTCAGCACCACTGCCGGTATGCCGGTCCGGGCCAAGCCGGTCGCCGAGTTACTCTTCCCGGAGGGTGTCGCCTCCGTTTGTGCAACGTTCTCGGACGTCGATGGCTTCGAGGTCTGCGACGCATTCGATGTAACCGTGCCAGACGGAGGAGATGCCGCGGATGTGGGAGTGGTCGGTTGCGGTGCCTCGGCGCTCTCCGACGCGATCGGCGATGGAGCCGGGTCCGCAGGCCCGGCGTTCGCCCGTACAACCACGCGGACACGCACCAGATTCTGGACCTGGGCGAAGGTATCAGGGCTCCCAGCGATGGCCGATGTAGCCCGCGCGGTGACCCAGTAGGTACCCGGCTCGGCGAATGCGTGCTCCATAGTCACACTCACCTTTTCTCCAGATGTCTGGGTGGCCTCGACGTATTCGCCGCTCCCGGTGAACTCCCAGTCGATGCTGACCACCTCTCCAGCCGACGCCGGCATATCGGCGCTCGCCACAAAGCGAACCATCTGCCCGACCTCTGCCGTGACCGAGTCCGCGCTCAGAGTCAGAACCGGTTGCACACCCGCTCGCTCCGCCGCCGTCGAGGGCAACACCACCTGGCCATCATTGAAGCTGTACGAAGTGGATGCCGGGGGTGTAACACCGTCCTCCACCCACGCCGCCAGGTCACGCAGGGCTCGTTGCACCATGGGATCGTAGGAGACGACTCGGGTCGACTTCTCACCGGTTACCGGGCCTTCGAGGTGGTCGGCGTTCTCGTTGACGTAGATTCGCAACCGCTCGTCCGCCCCGGCATCGCCCTGGGCCGCGCGCACACGCTCAACGTACCAAGGAGCGTGCCAGGTGTAGGCGTCAACATCCTGCAAATTTGACACCAGAATGACCTTCCCCTGGAACATGCCCGAGTAGGTGGCACCACCCGAGATCGAACTTGCCATCATGCCCGCAATCAGCGGTTGACGCTGTGGATAGAGCGGCTCGCCGGCGTCGTCATAGA
This genomic stretch from Actinomyces qiguomingii harbors:
- a CDS encoding alpha-L-rhamnosidase, whose amino-acid sequence is MSAHTAPSVVDLRLEHHRAAARLLAVETARPRLSWRISGAPDGWRQEGYEVEVTRAGEEGHETEVVTIKSAEQILVPWPTTPLASRQSATVRIRVRGRTDDVDRAAVPSGAEAARPGTGAPPASAEDSAWSPWSARVEVEAALLDAEEWEAAFISPVDIGGVGERAPVISRTIEVPDGLLTARLRATAYGVCEPRINGVRVDDSVLNPGWTSYTHRLQVVTWDVTELLHPGTNRIDVLLGNGWWRGHLGYLGDAAVYGDRLALAAQLELTAADGTRTIIATDESWTAAESAVVADDLYDGQTTDLRLADSGAPAHRVEIVSAAPSGAARGAASPKLVPQAAPRIRPTGALPAQRVWNSPSGKTLVDFGQNAVGVVRLTVRGLEVGTEITIRHAEVLEDGELGTRPLRGARATDTWVLPDAEEHVLQPTLTLHGLRYAEVSGVPDLAAQDIELVAIGSDLELAGTFACSHPLLNRLHDNVVWSTRGNFVSIPTDCPQRDERLGWTGDIQAFAPTAAYLFDTTSFLQSWLTDLAAEQYADGGVRHFTPTFEPAVRHAPAAAWGDAATLVPWAVYEATGDPEVLRAQLTSMRAWVDRVAALAGEDRIWSGGFQFGDWLDPTAPPDRPADAKADPDVVATAYFARSARVVADSAERLDEAAIAAHYRRLADEARAAFNRAFVTPAGRIHSDAQTVYALAICWDLLPTAQQRAFAGERLADLVRLSGFHIATGFVGTPLVIPALVTTGHVDVARRLLLQTECPSWLYPVTMGATTIWERWDSMLPDGTINPGEMTSFNHYALGAIADWLHRGLAGLAPAAPGWRQVEIAPTPIDGVTSAATTHLSPYGRIAVTWEANNGVLELTADLPVGVIGTVRLPDGSPDPATVSIGPGHHVFVAQLPARGRQRPRSVRELMDDPAAWEALVTVMADAGDLTVDSAGLARRMRPLLDHPPSTIAPELTPDPRFAPPGLRERIETAIGGANEERR
- a CDS encoding ABC transporter ATP-binding protein, coding for MTSTKVQAKSTGTPLLEVDELVVTFPGAKRGAGTTVIHGVSLDLYAGETLSVVGESGSGKTTIGRAILGLAPVSGGEIRFRGRRISNVSRGERRAIARDIQVVFQDPYTSLNPAMRIGDILTEPLQAAGIENSRKRVLELLDAVNMPADTAGRYPREFSGGQRQRIAIARALALDPAVIICDEPTSALDVTTQARVLTLFEDIQQATGVAYLFISHDLGVVNRVSDRIAVLYQGRIVELGDAHQVATAPAHEYTRRLQMAAPVADPVKQRSRRRARLALAHTA
- a CDS encoding dipeptide/oligopeptide/nickel ABC transporter permease/ATP-binding protein, with protein sequence MSTPTTPTTETNVSDPVTDTSAGDGRQTTDGSVLLRLLRNPLADMCLLIVTVVVLTAVFAPLLARYGPNVTDLAATNAPPGTPGHPLGGDGSGRDILSRLIWGSRQTVVSCLLMLGVSLAVGVSSGLVAGFYRGRFETVAGFVTDVVMSLPSIILLIALYAVTGPNIPVMMAVFGLLTAPTYYRLVRSVVVSVRNELYVDAARVVGLSDARIIGRHILWAVRAPIVIQGAFILASGIGTEAGMSFLGLGDPAGVSWGVMLQVSFNGIYNNPVAVVWPALVISVTILALILLGNALSDALQASARARVVTRRQRRDALEATTAAHRDDVVAAPDPQAAVSIRGLRVGYTTDTGFREVVHGVDLDVHKGEIHGIVGESGSGKSQIAFSVLGILPKEALKLGGTIMIDGVDVLADEGAMQATRGHKVAYVPQEPMSNLDPSFTIGKQLAYGMRAVTDLSKEQIRERTISLLHSVGIDDAERVMGLYPHEISGGMAQRVLICGALACEPDVIVADEPTTALDVTVQAEVLDLLRELARERGLALIFVTHNLGVVADLCDTVSVMKDGEIIETQDVESLFAHPREEYTRDLLSSSLSVELMEVES
- a CDS encoding ABC transporter permease; its protein translation is MLTSVLRNLLRSVVVLVVVTFVVFFLMYGNGPGIARAVMGMQAEVTEENVAAKMVELGLDQPLLVQYGHWVQGLFTGDLGRSFYTGQSVTEALATRVPVTLAITAVALVLTALLSVLLGVTAAVKGGRIDRILQFLSVLGTAVPSFITSIVLVFLFAIFWRVLPATGYVSPDVSTEGWAASITLPVLALLIGAVSSAAQQFRTATLDQLGKDYVRTLRARGVSERAVIFRHVLRNAAAPGLTVLSLTVFSLLGGAVFIEQVFALPGLGQLANSSAQIFDVPMVMGTVLVTAVIVLIVNFLGDLAITLLNPKARTR
- a CDS encoding ABC transporter substrate-binding protein; the protein is MRLVTRRSMLTGSAAVTAGAILAACTGGANNTGGGSAAGGAKDTLTLGMTADIEGWDPNNQPGYQGWPGEAIWGVLCRANEFGELEPSLAESWEISDDRRSFTAHLRQGVTFSDGAIADAEAVKANFEFATTNEATRSLYEGVTFDVPDAQTITLTWPEPQPLMSDRVFRIKLTSPDLIDSGNLNDKPVGFGPYLLDEAGTTRGSVYSFTKNQEHWEADVYPYSKLVCKVYDSETAALNALKTGQIDGTLVNAQSYDEVTGSGFEVKEMNGQTTRLLLTDHKGEIIPALGDVRVRQAINMVFDKQAMVDNLYAGHGEVSHQIFRPGSAAYIDDLADPYPFDVDKAKSLMAEAGYADGFEIELPTMDGQNHDVLMPYITQQLAELNITVKQVPLTGANAIGDLLSGTYPVVLWQLGNIGDSAQDIDIVVRDTGYWNLEHQKDDYVDEQWDIICTGTDEEAEAAQKAINRYIIDQAWFAPMVNPTSFYAHTADVVIDNVSDIEGLAPKLRDFQ
- a CDS encoding LacI family DNA-binding transcriptional regulator, which codes for MSASPKAPGPPAPPRRATIKDVAAEAGVSVAAVSKVLRNAYGVSDQMRQRVETAIEKLNYRPRTGARTMRGSSQTIGLVLTDFASSFQFEVAEAIASRLAQTRYQDILTIAGTSPEGYRKRIDSLVDMQVDGIILISPRLDMASLNQLARSVPLTTVALHGEPERFDTVVTDERRGAELMVDHLVSLGHEWIAHTAMPLSSVENGYLLSQTMRRKGFIRAMETRGLAPDVIETYYSESGGRNAAERALARRHRPTAIFAGTDTVAFGVLDYVEEHGLSVPADMSVSGYDNVHTTSLRRVALTTVDQSGQQTGQAAIKLLLERIEGRTESAQRVIEPTLVVRSTTAPPDTPQH